In the Ipomoea triloba cultivar NCNSP0323 chromosome 6, ASM357664v1 genome, one interval contains:
- the LOC116022076 gene encoding protein ELF4-LIKE 4, with protein MEDEIFSGIANGTQIDSKVLQTLQKSFKQVQNLLDQNRLLINEINQNQESKIPDNLTRNVGLIRELNNNVRRVVDLYADLSDSLTKSREASSEGESAATVKSDGRGGPKRIRSS; from the coding sequence ATGGAAGATGAAATATTTTCTGGCATTGCCAATGGGACTCAAATAGACTCCAAAGTTCTACAGACACTTCAGAAAAGTTTTAAACAAGTACAGAACTTATTGGACCAGAACAGGCTGTTGATCAATGAGATCAACCAAAACCAGGAGTCTAAGATCCCCGATAACTTAACCCGAAATGTGGGTCTAATTAGAGAGCTCAATAACAATGTTAGAAGGGTGGTTGATCTCTACGCTGATCTTTCTGATTCTTTGACCAAATCTAGGGAGGCTTCCTCTGAAGGAGAATCTGCTGCAACTGTGAAATCAGATGGAAGAGGTGGCCCGAAAAGAATAAGGTCAAgctga
- the LOC116022834 gene encoding uncharacterized protein LOC116022834: protein MASPLLTLIIFTLSFFAIAVQSQNDVNPPPQSPFVSPPPPPPPPPPPSPPHDQSLRPRPPPPPPPRKYAPIPPKMAPEDESGRQNNDQIHQSSNRKLNPPPKQTKLNLGKKIGLSFAGIAVFLQVVVIAFLVLNRRQLLKTECGSSKSSNGNTEFVTLD from the exons ATGGCTTCGCCATTGTTGACCTTAATTATCTTTACGTTGAGTTTCTTTGCGATAGCCGTGCAGTCTCAGAACGATGTGAATCCCCCGCCGCAATCGCCGTTCGTTTCGCCTCCgccgcctcctcctcctcctccaccaccTTCTCCTCCGCATGACCAATCTCTGCGACCGcgaccgccgccgccgcctccacCGAGAAAATACGCTCCGATTCCTCCTAAGATGGCCCCGGAGGACGAGTCTGGACGGCAGAACAACGATCAAATCCACCAGTCATCCAATCGGAAGTTAAATCCCCCGCCTAAACAAACGAAGCTCAATTTGGGGAAAAAAATTGGATTGAGTTTTGCAGGCATTGCCGTGTTCTTGCAGGTCGTTGTGATTGCATTCTTGGTACTAAACAGAAGGCAGCTGTTAAAGACTGAGTGTGGATCCTCCAAATCCTCCAATGGAAAC ACAGAGTTTGTCACACTGGACTAG